One genomic segment of Pseudoalteromonas sp. GCY includes these proteins:
- the mnmA gene encoding tRNA 2-thiouridine(34) synthase MnmA, whose amino-acid sequence MSDNSHIKVIVGMSGGVDSSVSAYLLKQQGYQVEGLFMKNWEEDDNDEYCAAAEDLKDAQAVCDKLGIELHTVNFAAEYWDNVFEHFLEEYKAGRTPNPDIMCNKEIKFKAFLQFAAEALGADYIATGHYVRRAELDGKFVMLRGDDENKDQSYFLYTLSHEHIAQTLFPVGEIEKPEVRKIAEDQGLITHDKKDSTGICFIGERKFKDFLAKFLPAQPGVIEDCEGNHVGEHEGLMYHTLGQRKGLLIGGSKEGNGEPWYVVDKDIERNVLVVGQGKNHPRLFSNGLNANQLHWVDRVGPQGTTRCTVKTRYRQTDIPCTLLVGQDGMARVLFDEPQKAVTPGQSAVFYANDVCLGGGIIESVIK is encoded by the coding sequence ATGAGCGATAATAGTCACATTAAAGTCATTGTCGGAATGTCCGGCGGTGTAGATTCTTCTGTATCTGCCTACCTTTTAAAACAACAAGGCTACCAAGTAGAAGGCCTGTTTATGAAGAATTGGGAAGAAGATGACAATGATGAGTATTGTGCAGCAGCTGAAGATCTAAAAGATGCTCAGGCAGTGTGTGATAAGTTAGGTATTGAGCTACACACCGTGAACTTTGCTGCTGAATACTGGGACAATGTGTTTGAACACTTCCTTGAAGAATACAAGGCTGGCCGTACACCAAACCCAGACATCATGTGCAACAAAGAAATCAAATTTAAAGCCTTTTTACAGTTTGCAGCAGAAGCGTTGGGTGCGGACTATATCGCAACTGGCCACTATGTTCGTCGCGCAGAGCTTGACGGTAAATTCGTTATGCTTCGGGGAGATGACGAGAACAAGGATCAAAGCTACTTCCTTTACACATTAAGCCATGAACATATTGCGCAAACACTCTTCCCTGTTGGTGAAATTGAAAAGCCAGAAGTGCGTAAAATCGCAGAAGATCAAGGCCTAATCACGCACGATAAAAAAGATTCAACCGGGATCTGCTTTATCGGTGAGCGCAAATTTAAAGACTTCCTTGCCAAATTTTTGCCCGCGCAGCCTGGTGTGATTGAAGATTGTGAAGGTAATCATGTTGGTGAACATGAAGGCTTGATGTACCACACGCTAGGTCAACGTAAGGGCCTATTAATTGGTGGTTCTAAAGAAGGCAACGGCGAACCTTGGTATGTGGTAGATAAAGATATCGAACGTAATGTACTGGTTGTTGGTCAAGGTAAAAACCACCCTCGCCTTTTCAGCAACGGTCTAAACGCAAATCAGCTACATTGGGTTGACCGCGTAGGTCCACAAGGTACAACTCGCTGCACGGTAAAAACACGTTATCGCCAAACCGACATTCCTTGTACGTTATTAGTTGGCCAAGATGGTATGGCACGTGTGCTATTCGATGAACCACAAAAAGCCGTAACTCCCGGACAATCTGCGGTATTCTACGCGAATGACGTGTGCCTTGGCGGCGGTATTATTGAGTCGGTGATTAAATAA
- the clpA gene encoding ATP-dependent Clp protease ATP-binding subunit ClpA: MLNKDLELTLNAAFREARSRRHEFMTVEHLLLALIDNPSASEALDACGVDMDTLKRELSEFIDETTPVIPDLEEDRETQPTLGFQRVLQRAVFHVQSSGRSEVTGVNVLVAIFSEQESQAVYLLKKADVSRLDIVNFISHGISKIEDDHEQDDHEEMQDESGEMQQEEKTKLENFTSNLNVQAESGRIDPLVGRDEEVERTVQVLCRRKKNNPLLVGEAGVGKTAIAEGLAYRIVNNQVPDVIADAVVYSLDMGALLAGTKYRGDFEKRFKALLKELQSKPHAILFIDEIHTIIGAGAASGGVMDASNLIKPLLSSGQLRCMGSTTYSEFKNIFEKDRALVRRFQKIDVVEPSVEDTTKILHGLKERYEEHHGIRYTQKALKAAAELSAKYINERHLPDKAIDVIDEAGASQRLQPTSRRKKTINVSDIEAIVSKMARIPQQSVSSSDKETLKNLDRNLKMLVFGQDESIDALTSAIRLSRSGLANEDKPVGSFLFAGPTGVGKTEVTKQLAKCMGIEFIRFDMSEYSERHAVSRLIGAPPGYVGFEQGGLLTEAAIKHPHAVVLLDEIEKAHPDIYNILLQVMDHGTLTDNNGRKADFRNIVLVMTTNAGVQETVRQSIGFQQQDYSHDAMVEINKVFTPEFRNRLDNIIWFNHLEKEVILQVVDKFIVELQAQLDKKSVNLELTAQARDWLADLGYDKAMGARPMARVIQDNLKKPLANEILFGHLSDGGTVKVTVKDNKLSFDYQTEAVSA, encoded by the coding sequence ATGCTAAACAAAGACTTAGAACTTACTCTTAATGCCGCGTTTCGCGAGGCCCGTTCTCGCCGTCACGAGTTTATGACGGTTGAGCATTTATTACTTGCATTGATCGATAACCCCTCTGCTAGTGAGGCGCTAGATGCCTGTGGTGTCGATATGGATACCTTGAAGCGCGAGTTATCAGAGTTTATTGATGAAACTACGCCTGTTATTCCAGATTTAGAGGAAGACAGAGAGACACAACCAACACTTGGTTTTCAACGTGTGCTACAACGCGCTGTATTCCATGTTCAATCATCCGGTCGCTCAGAAGTGACTGGGGTAAATGTACTTGTCGCAATTTTTTCTGAGCAAGAAAGCCAAGCTGTTTATTTACTGAAAAAGGCTGACGTGAGCCGCTTGGATATCGTTAATTTCATTAGTCATGGTATCTCTAAGATTGAAGATGATCACGAGCAAGACGATCATGAAGAGATGCAAGACGAAAGCGGTGAAATGCAGCAGGAAGAGAAAACAAAGCTGGAAAATTTCACTTCTAACCTAAATGTTCAAGCAGAATCTGGTCGTATTGATCCGCTGGTTGGTCGTGATGAGGAAGTTGAGCGTACGGTTCAGGTACTGTGCCGTCGTAAGAAAAATAACCCATTACTCGTTGGTGAAGCGGGGGTTGGTAAAACCGCGATTGCTGAAGGTTTAGCGTATCGAATAGTCAATAATCAGGTACCCGATGTAATTGCCGATGCAGTGGTTTACTCACTGGATATGGGGGCATTACTTGCGGGTACAAAATATCGCGGTGACTTTGAGAAGCGTTTTAAAGCGCTACTGAAAGAACTTCAATCGAAACCTCATGCGATATTATTTATTGACGAAATTCATACCATTATCGGCGCTGGTGCCGCCTCAGGTGGTGTGATGGATGCGTCGAACCTAATTAAGCCACTGTTATCGAGTGGGCAGCTTCGCTGTATGGGGTCGACAACATACTCTGAATTCAAGAATATTTTTGAGAAAGACAGAGCATTAGTGCGCCGCTTCCAGAAAATCGATGTGGTTGAACCGAGTGTCGAAGATACAACTAAGATCTTACATGGTTTGAAAGAGCGTTATGAAGAGCACCACGGTATTCGTTACACGCAAAAAGCGTTAAAAGCGGCTGCTGAACTGAGTGCTAAATATATCAATGAGCGCCACTTGCCTGACAAAGCAATCGATGTCATTGATGAAGCGGGCGCAAGTCAAAGACTACAGCCAACTTCAAGACGCAAGAAAACGATTAACGTGTCGGACATTGAAGCGATTGTGTCTAAAATGGCACGTATCCCACAGCAAAGCGTGTCATCTAGTGATAAAGAAACACTTAAGAACCTTGATCGTAACTTGAAGATGTTGGTGTTTGGTCAAGATGAGTCGATTGATGCGTTAACATCAGCAATTCGCTTATCACGCTCTGGTCTTGCTAATGAAGACAAGCCTGTAGGTTCATTCTTGTTTGCAGGTCCTACAGGGGTTGGTAAAACCGAAGTAACTAAGCAACTTGCTAAGTGTATGGGCATAGAATTTATTCGCTTCGACATGTCGGAGTACTCTGAGCGCCATGCCGTTAGCCGCCTAATTGGTGCGCCTCCGGGATATGTTGGCTTTGAGCAGGGGGGACTGTTGACTGAGGCTGCAATCAAGCATCCTCATGCAGTGGTGTTGCTCGATGAAATAGAGAAAGCACACCCAGACATCTACAACATTCTATTGCAGGTTATGGATCATGGTACGCTAACAGACAACAATGGTCGTAAGGCAGACTTTAGAAACATTGTATTGGTGATGACAACAAATGCGGGTGTGCAAGAGACTGTTCGTCAATCGATTGGATTCCAGCAGCAAGACTACTCTCATGATGCCATGGTAGAAATCAATAAGGTGTTTACACCAGAGTTTAGAAATCGTTTGGATAACATCATTTGGTTCAACCATCTAGAGAAAGAAGTTATCTTGCAAGTTGTTGATAAATTCATTGTTGAATTACAAGCGCAGCTTGATAAGAAGTCCGTTAATCTGGAACTTACGGCTCAAGCACGAGATTGGCTAGCAGATCTTGGTTATGATAAGGCTATGGGGGCTCGTCCAATGGCGAGAGTTATTCAGGACAACCTGAAAAAGCCACTTGCCAATGAAATCTTGTTTGGTCATTTGTCTGATGGCGGGACGGTAAAAGTCACAGTGAAAGACAACAAGTTGTCCTTTGATTACCAAACGGAAGCGGTATCAGCATAA
- the infA gene encoding translation initiation factor IF-1 yields MAKEDVIEMQGTVLDTLPNTMFRVELENGHVVVAHISGKMRKNYIRILTGDKVTVEMTPYDLSKGRIVFRAR; encoded by the coding sequence ATGGCGAAAGAAGACGTAATTGAAATGCAAGGCACGGTCCTTGACACGCTACCAAACACAATGTTCCGTGTTGAACTAGAAAATGGTCACGTGGTTGTTGCACATATTTCTGGAAAAATGCGCAAAAACTACATCCGTATTTTGACTGGTGACAAAGTTACTGTTGAAATGACGCCTTACGACCTATCAAAGGGACGTATTGTCTTCCGTGCTCGTTAA
- a CDS encoding NADP-dependent isocitrate dehydrogenase, producing MTSKIIYTKTDEAPALATYSLLPIIQAFTKPANIEVETRDISLAGRIIATFPEYLKEEQRIGDALAELGALAKTPEANIIKLPNISASIPQLRAAIKELQAKGYALPEYPSEAKTDEEADVKARYDKIKGSAVNPVLREGNSDRRAPTSVKGYARKNPHSMGAWSKDSQSYVASMADGDFFGSEQSVTVAEATDVRIEHVASNGDITVLKQSTPLLAGEIIDASRMSVQALREFLAAQVQEAKDKGVLFSLHMKATMMKVSDPIIFGHAVKVFYKDVFEKHAATFAEIGVDASNGVGDVYSKIESLDDAKRKEIEADLAAVYETAPDIAMVDSDRGITNLHVPSDVIIDASMPAAIRSSGQMWNAEGKQQDTAFVIPDRCYSGVYSATIDFCKENGAFDPRTMGTIPNVGLMAQKAEEYGSHDKTFEAPSAGTIRVVDAAGNTLLEHTVEEGDIWRMCQVKDAPIKDWVKLAVNRARATNTPAVFWLDEARAHDAELIKKVNAYLPEHDTDGLEILIKAPVDATLYSLERMKKGEDTISVTGNVLRDYLTDLFPILELGTSAKMLSIVPLMNGGGLFETGAGGSAPKHVQQFEKENHLRWDSLGEFLALAASFEHLSQTTGNAKAQVLADTLDAATAKFLDENKSPSRKVKELDNRGSHFYLAMYWAQELAAQDKDAELKAKFENVAAELTAKEADIVAALNEAQGQAMDVGGYYQPEDDKAFAAMRPSAVFNDVLASL from the coding sequence ATGACATCGAAAATTATCTATACCAAAACAGATGAAGCCCCGGCTCTCGCAACTTACTCGCTATTGCCAATCATCCAAGCATTCACTAAGCCTGCAAATATCGAAGTTGAAACTCGCGATATTTCACTTGCAGGACGTATCATTGCGACTTTCCCTGAGTACTTAAAAGAAGAACAACGTATTGGTGATGCACTCGCTGAGCTAGGTGCACTTGCTAAAACGCCTGAAGCTAACATCATCAAGTTACCTAATATCAGTGCTTCAATTCCACAACTTCGTGCAGCGATTAAAGAATTGCAAGCCAAAGGTTACGCGCTTCCAGAGTATCCTTCTGAAGCCAAAACAGACGAAGAAGCCGATGTTAAAGCACGTTATGACAAAATCAAAGGTAGTGCGGTAAACCCTGTACTTCGTGAAGGTAACTCAGACCGCCGTGCTCCAACTTCAGTCAAAGGCTACGCTCGTAAAAACCCGCATTCAATGGGTGCTTGGTCTAAAGACTCTCAGTCTTATGTTGCATCAATGGCTGACGGTGACTTCTTCGGTTCTGAACAGTCGGTAACAGTTGCTGAAGCAACTGATGTTCGTATTGAACACGTAGCAAGCAATGGTGACATCACCGTACTTAAACAAAGCACGCCACTACTTGCAGGTGAAATCATTGACGCCTCTCGAATGAGTGTACAAGCACTACGTGAATTCTTAGCAGCACAAGTACAAGAAGCAAAAGATAAAGGCGTTTTGTTCTCGCTACACATGAAAGCAACCATGATGAAGGTGTCAGACCCAATCATCTTTGGTCATGCTGTAAAAGTATTTTACAAAGACGTATTCGAGAAGCATGCGGCGACATTTGCTGAAATCGGTGTTGATGCAAGCAATGGTGTTGGCGACGTGTACTCTAAAATTGAGTCGTTAGACGACGCAAAGCGCAAAGAAATCGAAGCTGACCTTGCTGCAGTTTACGAGACAGCACCTGATATCGCAATGGTAGACTCTGACCGTGGTATTACAAACCTTCATGTGCCTAGCGACGTGATCATCGATGCATCAATGCCTGCTGCAATTCGTTCAAGTGGCCAGATGTGGAACGCTGAAGGTAAACAACAAGATACTGCTTTTGTGATCCCTGATCGTTGTTACTCAGGTGTGTACAGCGCGACTATCGATTTCTGTAAAGAAAATGGTGCATTTGACCCACGAACAATGGGCACTATTCCTAACGTCGGTCTAATGGCACAAAAAGCAGAAGAGTATGGTTCACACGACAAAACGTTTGAAGCGCCATCAGCTGGCACAATCCGTGTTGTCGATGCTGCGGGTAACACCTTACTTGAACACACAGTCGAAGAAGGCGACATCTGGCGTATGTGTCAGGTGAAAGATGCACCTATCAAAGACTGGGTAAAACTAGCAGTTAACCGTGCTCGCGCGACAAATACGCCAGCAGTTTTCTGGTTAGACGAAGCGCGTGCTCACGACGCTGAACTTATCAAAAAGGTAAACGCATATTTGCCTGAGCATGACACTGATGGCCTTGAAATCTTAATCAAAGCACCAGTAGATGCAACGCTATACTCACTAGAGCGCATGAAAAAAGGCGAAGATACCATTTCGGTCACGGGTAACGTGTTACGCGATTACCTCACTGACCTATTCCCAATTTTAGAGCTTGGTACTAGTGCAAAAATGCTATCTATCGTTCCACTAATGAACGGCGGTGGCTTATTTGAAACTGGTGCGGGTGGTTCTGCGCCTAAACACGTACAACAGTTCGAAAAAGAAAACCACTTGCGTTGGGACTCGCTTGGCGAATTCCTTGCACTTGCTGCTTCTTTTGAGCATTTAAGCCAAACAACGGGTAATGCTAAGGCACAAGTACTTGCAGATACACTGGATGCAGCAACAGCTAAGTTCTTAGATGAAAACAAGTCACCTTCACGTAAAGTGAAAGAGCTTGATAACCGTGGTAGCCATTTCTACCTTGCAATGTACTGGGCTCAAGAGCTGGCTGCACAAGACAAAGATGCAGAGCTTAAAGCTAAGTTTGAAAATGTTGCTGCGGAACTGACAGCAAAAGAGGCTGATATTGTTGCTGCACTGAATGAAGCACAAGGCCAAGCAATGGATGTTGGTGGTTATTACCAGCCAGAAGACGACAAAGCGTTCGCAGCTATGCGTCCATCAGCGGTATTTAACGACGTACTAGCGTCACTGTAA
- a CDS encoding pseudouridine synthase: MNTSSRANTNNKRKSYANKPAFSRHTTTRKKPITNRQSKPALPPEQVKVVLFNKPFDVLCQFTDDQNRQTLADFIDIKDVYAAGRLDRDSEGLLLLTNCGKLQNTLTSPKKSTYKTYWVQVEGEPSTESLNALRNGVALKDGPTLPAKVEVMTEPNVWPRNPPIRERKNIPTTWLSISIKEGRNRQVRRMTAHIGHPTLRLIRAQIGKYSLGDLKNGEYRVL, from the coding sequence ATGAACACAAGTAGTAGAGCCAACACAAATAACAAAAGAAAATCATATGCTAATAAGCCCGCATTCTCTAGACACACCACAACACGGAAAAAGCCAATAACTAACCGACAGTCAAAACCCGCCCTACCACCAGAACAAGTAAAAGTCGTTCTATTTAATAAGCCTTTTGATGTTTTGTGTCAGTTTACTGATGACCAAAATCGTCAAACATTGGCTGATTTTATTGATATCAAAGATGTGTATGCTGCAGGTCGCTTGGATAGAGATAGTGAGGGGCTATTGCTACTTACCAACTGCGGTAAATTACAAAACACCCTAACTTCTCCTAAAAAATCGACATATAAAACCTACTGGGTTCAGGTCGAAGGCGAGCCGAGTACCGAAAGCCTAAATGCGCTTAGAAACGGTGTAGCACTAAAAGATGGTCCAACTTTACCCGCTAAAGTAGAAGTAATGACTGAGCCTAATGTTTGGCCACGTAATCCGCCGATTAGAGAACGCAAAAATATCCCGACAACCTGGCTTTCTATTTCCATCAAAGAAGGACGTAATAGACAAGTTCGTCGTATGACGGCGCATATTGGTCATCCCACGCTTAGACTTATTCGTGCACAAATAGGCAAATATAGTCTGGGCGATCTTAAAAACGGTGAATATCGAGTGCTTTAG
- the aat gene encoding leucyl/phenylalanyl-tRNA--protein transferase, with amino-acid sequence MIQQLFHLARDDFRFPPNHYALSEPDGLLAIGGCLQIKRLKNAYANGIFPWFNEGEPIMWWSPSKRGILELQDFHCGKTLRKAQRKLNPTVTINTAFSQVIEACRNQRMAAEGTWITNAMLTAYQQAHIHGLAHSVEIWDQGKLVGGLYGIMQSGVFCGESMFHTLPNTSKMAMWALVNWLKAHQAHFIDCQLENPYLTSLGLKVVPRSEFLTRLNLADRFEIPSSMWQPQELKAIYE; translated from the coding sequence ATGATCCAACAACTGTTCCATCTTGCCCGCGATGACTTTCGATTTCCGCCAAACCACTATGCTTTATCTGAGCCAGATGGACTGCTTGCCATTGGTGGTTGTTTGCAGATAAAACGCCTGAAAAACGCTTATGCCAATGGGATCTTTCCTTGGTTCAATGAAGGAGAGCCAATCATGTGGTGGAGCCCGAGCAAGCGCGGCATTTTGGAGCTTCAAGATTTCCATTGTGGTAAAACCCTAAGAAAAGCCCAACGCAAACTCAATCCGACCGTCACTATCAATACTGCTTTTTCACAAGTGATTGAAGCTTGTAGAAATCAACGAATGGCCGCTGAAGGAACTTGGATCACAAATGCGATGTTGACTGCGTATCAGCAAGCGCACATTCATGGGTTAGCACATAGTGTGGAGATATGGGATCAAGGCAAACTCGTTGGCGGGCTCTATGGCATCATGCAGTCTGGTGTATTTTGTGGTGAATCTATGTTCCACACCTTACCTAATACGTCCAAAATGGCGATGTGGGCACTGGTAAATTGGCTCAAAGCCCATCAGGCACATTTTATTGATTGCCAACTCGAAAATCCTTATTTAACAAGTTTGGGATTAAAAGTTGTACCAAGGAGCGAGTTTTTGACTAGACTTAATTTGGCGGATCGATTTGAGATCCCATCATCAATGTGGCAGCCTCAGGAGTTGAAAGCTATCTATGAATGA
- the hflD gene encoding high frequency lysogenization protein HflD, which translates to MQNQYVMPLAAMCQISKLVQKCARYGTFNENEVDGFLKSIINTSPERPEDVYPDKFAIKTGCRTLIEQLSAGGEKDVEMVKYVGAMMQLERVLSNDSKSLDLLAQKIQQVERQLLHFDICESQVVAALADIYGEVISPLGPKIQVFGKPELLKQTATQQKIRALLLAGIRSAVLWRQLGGKRRHFFFAKKKIITAAKSYM; encoded by the coding sequence ATGCAAAACCAATACGTAATGCCTCTGGCGGCAATGTGTCAGATCAGTAAACTGGTACAAAAATGTGCGCGTTACGGCACCTTCAATGAAAACGAAGTTGATGGCTTTTTAAAAAGCATTATTAACACTTCTCCTGAACGTCCTGAGGACGTTTACCCAGACAAATTTGCCATCAAAACAGGCTGTCGAACGCTGATCGAGCAACTTTCGGCTGGCGGCGAAAAAGACGTTGAAATGGTTAAGTATGTTGGCGCTATGATGCAATTAGAGCGGGTGCTAAGTAACGATAGCAAATCTCTTGATTTGTTAGCCCAAAAAATTCAGCAAGTAGAGCGCCAGTTATTACACTTTGATATCTGTGAAAGCCAAGTTGTTGCAGCACTTGCCGACATTTACGGCGAAGTTATCAGCCCTTTAGGCCCTAAGATCCAAGTATTCGGTAAGCCAGAATTACTAAAACAAACTGCAACACAACAAAAAATTCGGGCGCTATTACTCGCGGGGATCCGTAGTGCAGTACTGTGGCGCCAGCTCGGCGGTAAACGTCGTCATTTCTTTTTTGCGAAAAAGAAAATCATTACTGCTGCAAAAAGTTATATGTAA
- a CDS encoding arginyltransferase, whose amino-acid sequence MNEHFPSKIGLSQQFSCSYLPEQKEQLLVILDPNCYSPDRFEQLLALGFRRSGDQIYRPHCPACSACQSVRVLTQEFKPSKSQKRKRNKLKQDYQLIISHQERPEYYPLYEKYISLRHSDGSMYPPNRLQYESFLFCRWMNIVFIELWHKDKLIAVAVTDSMPYSLSAIYTFFDPEYESLSIGTVMIMAQLEQAAKQNKPYLYLGYQIDECKKMRYKTQFVPAQKLVKDIWQDIDPDPPQSCA is encoded by the coding sequence ATGAATGAACACTTTCCTTCTAAAATCGGACTGAGCCAGCAATTTAGTTGTAGCTATTTACCTGAGCAGAAGGAACAGTTACTGGTTATTCTAGACCCAAATTGTTACAGCCCAGATAGATTTGAACAATTGTTAGCATTAGGGTTTCGCCGCAGTGGAGACCAGATTTATCGTCCACACTGTCCCGCATGCTCAGCTTGTCAATCAGTAAGAGTATTAACTCAAGAATTTAAACCGAGTAAATCTCAAAAGCGCAAACGCAATAAATTAAAACAAGATTATCAGCTAATTATTAGCCATCAGGAGCGGCCTGAATACTATCCGCTATACGAGAAATATATCAGTTTACGCCACAGCGATGGCTCTATGTACCCACCTAACCGTCTCCAGTACGAAAGCTTCTTATTTTGCCGTTGGATGAACATCGTCTTTATTGAGCTATGGCACAAAGATAAGTTAATTGCAGTAGCGGTCACTGATTCAATGCCTTATTCATTGTCTGCTATTTATACCTTTTTCGATCCTGAGTATGAATCACTAAGTATCGGAACTGTCATGATCATGGCTCAGCTAGAGCAGGCAGCGAAACAGAATAAACCTTACTTGTACTTGGGTTATCAAATCGACGAGTGCAAGAAAATGCGTTACAAAACTCAATTTGTTCCAGCACAAAAGCTAGTTAAAGATATTTGGCAAGATATTGATCCAGATCCCCCACAATCTTGTGCTTAG
- the clpS gene encoding ATP-dependent Clp protease adapter ClpS — translation MSGTKDSGVLDAVREEQKQQLQPPRKYKVILNNDDYTPMDFVVEVLTTFFNMDSERATEVMLEVHHKGKAVCGVYPADIAHTKAEQVNRYARDNEHPLLCSCEQE, via the coding sequence ATGAGTGGGACAAAAGATTCTGGTGTATTGGACGCCGTTCGTGAGGAACAGAAGCAGCAGCTTCAGCCGCCGCGAAAATATAAAGTGATTTTGAATAATGATGATTACACGCCCATGGATTTTGTTGTCGAGGTATTGACGACATTCTTCAATATGGATAGCGAGAGAGCAACTGAGGTGATGCTTGAAGTGCATCACAAGGGAAAAGCGGTATGTGGAGTATACCCTGCTGACATAGCCCATACCAAGGCTGAGCAGGTAAACCGATATGCTCGTGACAACGAGCACCCGCTGCTCTGTAGTTGTGAGCAGGAATGA
- the trxB gene encoding thioredoxin-disulfide reductase: protein MSDAKHCKLLILGSGPAGYTAAVYAARANLNPVLITGMQQGGQLTTTTEVENWPGDAHGLTGPALMDRMKEHAERFETEIIFDHINKVDVTKRPFTLTGDQGTYTCDALIIATGASAKYLGLESETAFQGRGVSACATCDGFFYRGQKVAVVGGGNTAVEEALYLSNIAEEVHVIHRRDSFRSEKILADRLLDKAANGNVVLHLNRTLDEVLGDDMGVTGIRIKDTDSEATEQLDLAGVFIAIGHKPNTDMFEGQLEMKDGYLVVQSGLNGNATQTSVEGVFAAGDVSDHIYRQAITSAGTGCMAALDAERFLDSQK from the coding sequence ATGAGCGATGCAAAACACTGCAAACTGTTGATTTTAGGTTCGGGTCCTGCAGGCTACACTGCCGCGGTATACGCAGCACGAGCAAATTTAAACCCAGTATTAATCACAGGTATGCAGCAAGGTGGTCAGCTGACTACAACAACTGAAGTCGAGAACTGGCCTGGTGATGCACATGGTTTAACGGGTCCAGCACTTATGGACCGTATGAAAGAGCATGCAGAGCGCTTTGAAACTGAAATCATTTTCGATCACATCAACAAAGTTGACGTGACGAAGCGCCCTTTCACACTCACTGGCGATCAAGGTACTTATACTTGTGATGCGTTAATCATCGCAACAGGTGCATCAGCTAAATACCTTGGTCTTGAGTCTGAAACAGCGTTCCAAGGCCGTGGCGTATCTGCTTGTGCGACTTGTGATGGATTTTTCTATCGTGGTCAAAAGGTTGCGGTTGTTGGTGGTGGTAATACCGCGGTTGAAGAAGCACTTTATCTATCAAACATCGCTGAAGAAGTACATGTTATTCACCGCCGCGATTCTTTCCGAAGTGAGAAAATTCTTGCCGATCGCCTATTGGATAAAGCAGCGAACGGTAATGTTGTGTTACACCTAAATCGCACACTTGATGAAGTGCTAGGTGATGATATGGGTGTTACTGGTATTCGTATCAAAGATACTGATTCCGAAGCGACAGAGCAACTTGATCTTGCTGGTGTTTTCATCGCGATTGGTCACAAACCAAACACTGATATGTTTGAGGGCCAGCTAGAGATGAAAGATGGTTATTTGGTTGTGCAGTCGGGCCTAAATGGGAACGCAACACAGACCAGTGTTGAAGGTGTATTTGCAGCAGGTGATGTGTCTGACCACATTTACCGTCAAGCAATTACCTCAGCAGGCACAGGCTGTATGGCAGCACTAGATGCAGAGCGCTTCTTAGACAGCCAAAAATAA
- the cspD gene encoding cold shock domain-containing protein CspD, with protein MACGKVKWFNNAKGFGFIVEDGSDEDIFAHYSTIVMDGYKTLKAGQDVSFELQQGPKGLHATNIAPITEDVV; from the coding sequence ATGGCTTGCGGAAAAGTCAAATGGTTCAATAACGCCAAAGGGTTTGGTTTCATCGTAGAAGACGGCAGTGACGAAGATATCTTTGCTCATTACTCAACGATTGTAATGGATGGATACAAGACGCTTAAAGCTGGTCAGGATGTATCATTCGAGCTACAACAAGGACCTAAGGGTCTACACGCAACCAACATCGCTCCAATTACGGAAGATGTTGTATAA